Proteins co-encoded in one Fastidiosipila sp. genomic window:
- a CDS encoding ribose-phosphate pyrophosphokinase — protein MLPIAPVALIALKGALDFSGEVNRALIARRKDYLSGAMPAKVSPGFMRDDFHVPVNTFRFSSGEGKAVIESTVRGHDLYILCDVTNHSVTYKMRGSLNRMSPDDHYQDLKRVILASSGKARRINVIMPYLYEGRQHRRNARESLDCAHMLIELDQLGVDNFITFDAHDDRVANATPTSGFENVPTTYQVLETMIRSFPDIRFVHDEMMMISPDEGAIYRAMYYASVLGIPLGTFYKRRDYTVIKNGRNPIIAHEFLGQPVAGRDVMIVDDMISSGESMLEIAKTLKASRARRIFCVATFGLFTDGLEAFNRAYEEGTIDAVFCTNLIYRAPELLAAPWYRDVSVSRFVALIIDALNHNASLSSLLDPTTKIRTLLKAINGEEKG, from the coding sequence ATGTTGCCCATCGCACCTGTCGCCCTGATTGCCTTGAAAGGAGCGCTTGACTTCTCCGGTGAGGTCAACAGGGCCCTGATCGCCAGGCGGAAAGACTACTTGTCGGGAGCCATGCCTGCAAAAGTTTCGCCAGGTTTTATGCGGGACGATTTCCACGTGCCGGTCAACACCTTCCGCTTTTCCTCCGGTGAGGGCAAGGCAGTCATCGAGAGCACCGTCAGGGGACATGATCTCTACATTCTCTGCGATGTGACCAATCACTCGGTTACTTATAAGATGCGCGGATCCCTCAACAGAATGAGTCCGGACGACCATTACCAGGACCTGAAACGGGTCATTCTGGCCTCATCGGGCAAGGCGCGCCGGATCAACGTCATCATGCCCTACCTCTACGAGGGACGCCAGCATCGAAGAAATGCACGTGAATCGCTTGACTGCGCGCACATGCTGATTGAACTCGATCAGCTGGGTGTCGACAATTTTATTACCTTCGATGCTCACGACGACCGGGTGGCTAACGCAACCCCTACATCCGGCTTTGAAAATGTGCCCACCACCTATCAGGTTCTGGAAACCATGATCAGATCTTTCCCCGATATCCGCTTTGTCCACGACGAGATGATGATGATCAGCCCCGATGAAGGTGCCATCTACCGCGCCATGTACTATGCGTCTGTCCTTGGCATCCCCCTGGGAACCTTCTACAAGCGGCGGGACTACACTGTCATCAAAAACGGCCGCAACCCCATTATCGCCCACGAATTTCTCGGGCAGCCCGTTGCCGGGCGCGACGTGATGATTGTCGATGACATGATTTCATCAGGCGAATCCATGCTGGAGATCGCCAAGACATTGAAGGCGAGCCGTGCCAGACGGATATTCTGCGTGGCGACTTTCGGCCTCTTTACCGACGGCCTTGAGGCCTTCAACAGAGCTTATGAAGAGGGAACGATTGATGCCGTTTTTTGCACCAACCTGATTTACCGGGCACCGGAGCTTCTGGCAGCCCCCTGGTACAGGGACGTCAGTGTTTCCCGTTTCGTCGCCCTGATCATCGATGCCCTCAATCACAATGCCTCCCTCTCATCGCTCCTGGATCCTACAACAAAAATCCGGACCCTCCTGAAGGCCATTAACGGAGAAGAAAAAGGCTAG
- a CDS encoding histidine triad nucleotide-binding protein — protein MEDCIFCKIIEGTIPSAKVFENDDVVAFKDLNPVAPVHVLIVPKNHFSDLYEMSSTPQGLEILTRLYRAFPEIVRACGLESAGFRLINNCGEDAGQTVMHVHFHLIGGLELGPRII, from the coding sequence ATGGAAGATTGTATATTTTGCAAGATAATTGAAGGGACCATTCCTTCGGCCAAGGTATTCGAAAATGACGATGTGGTCGCCTTTAAGGACTTGAATCCCGTCGCGCCGGTTCACGTCCTGATTGTCCCAAAAAACCATTTTTCAGATCTTTACGAGATGTCATCGACGCCGCAGGGTCTCGAAATACTTACCCGCCTCTATAGAGCCTTCCCGGAAATCGTGCGCGCCTGCGGTTTGGAATCAGCCGGTTTCAGACTGATCAACAATTGCGGGGAGGATGCCGGCCAGACTGTCATGCACGTCCACTTCCACCTGATCGGAGGGCTTGAGCTTGGACCTCGGATTATCTAG
- the prs gene encoding ribose-phosphate diphosphokinase, giving the protein MSNLAFPAEQSVKNLFGDDPVLDSYGPIGLITEQLDPALAERINHQLSLRRQEAARQNPELLGIPGYVRSEYRIKVDLTRFSSGEGKAQIIDSVRGHDLFILTDVLNYGAHYSRYVADVSMAPDEHFLDLIRLILSSRDSAARIHVIMPYLFEGRRFRKSARESLDCGAMLRYLFSLGIDNFITFDAHDSRVANAVPNSNFESFPTSYQSIRTILETIPDLKIDSNSLMIVSPNEVSINRCIFFASAMKVPLGIFYMRRDFQYIEGQPHQVMTRTYLGDSVEGKDIIIVADMLDSGRDLVASASELKSRGANRIICSVSYTQFTEGIGHIRQAWESGIIERVFSTDMSYRPPEVLSSPWYTDIPMADDLALLISALNHDASLSRLMAPAARIDALLERGGYRFLQGDEGDSIEDRQLTFSDFAVRQ; this is encoded by the coding sequence ATGTCTAACCTTGCTTTTCCGGCCGAACAGTCTGTTAAAAACCTTTTCGGGGATGATCCTGTCCTTGATTCATACGGACCCATCGGCCTGATAACGGAGCAGCTCGACCCCGCACTTGCGGAACGCATCAACCACCAGCTCAGCTTGAGAAGGCAGGAAGCCGCCAGACAAAACCCCGAACTGCTTGGAATTCCCGGCTATGTCCGGAGCGAATACCGGATTAAAGTCGATCTGACCCGTTTCAGTTCCGGCGAGGGCAAGGCACAGATTATCGATTCGGTCCGGGGCCACGATCTTTTTATACTGACCGATGTCCTTAACTACGGCGCCCATTATAGCCGATACGTCGCCGACGTGTCGATGGCACCTGATGAGCACTTCCTGGATCTGATCCGCCTCATTCTTTCATCACGCGACTCAGCCGCCCGCATTCATGTGATCATGCCCTACCTCTTTGAAGGGAGGCGGTTTCGGAAATCTGCCAGGGAATCGCTCGATTGCGGAGCCATGCTCCGTTATCTTTTCAGTTTGGGGATCGACAATTTTATTACCTTCGACGCCCATGACTCCCGCGTCGCCAATGCCGTGCCTAACTCAAATTTTGAATCCTTCCCCACCTCCTATCAGAGCATTCGCACCATCCTTGAAACCATACCGGACCTGAAGATCGACAGTAATTCACTGATGATTGTGAGCCCCAATGAGGTCAGCATCAACCGCTGCATTTTCTTTGCCTCCGCCATGAAAGTCCCCCTGGGCATATTCTACATGCGCCGGGACTTCCAATATATTGAGGGGCAGCCCCACCAGGTGATGACCCGAACCTATCTGGGGGATTCGGTCGAAGGCAAGGACATCATCATTGTCGCTGACATGCTGGACAGCGGCAGGGATCTGGTTGCCAGCGCAAGCGAACTGAAGTCGCGCGGCGCCAACCGGATCATCTGTTCCGTTTCCTACACCCAGTTCACCGAGGGGATCGGTCACATCAGGCAGGCCTGGGAGAGCGGAATCATCGAGCGGGTTTTTTCCACTGATATGTCCTACAGGCCGCCGGAGGTTTTGTCGTCGCCCTGGTACACCGATATTCCCATGGCAGATGACCTGGCCCTCTTGATTTCCGCCCTGAACCACGATGCTTCCCTGTCAAGGCTGATGGCTCCGGCTGCGCGCATCGATGCCTTGCTGGAACGAGGCGGTTACCGGTTTTTGCAGGGAGACGAAGGCGACAGCATCGAAGACAGACAGCTTACATTTTCAGATTTTGCAGTAAGGCAATAA
- a CDS encoding YihA family ribosome biogenesis GTP-binding protein: MAKTKKRKMETAGIAYVAAASSKQFPKPSRREIVFVGRSNVGKSTLLNALSKRKNLARTSKTPGKTRMVFFYDVSPDFYFVDLPGYGYAKTSQREKEIFSKVTEQYFEAGRPIALVLVLLDIRRGFSQADLQMLDYLSHYEMDWQVVLTKADKLSKQQVAKAEQEALAVIRPYVQKKGCPLLNPLSVSAGLSPGDERMKRLEDRMIERLGSAFASI; this comes from the coding sequence GTGGCCAAGACGAAAAAACGAAAAATGGAAACAGCCGGTATTGCATATGTAGCGGCCGCTTCAAGTAAACAGTTTCCAAAGCCGTCCAGACGGGAAATTGTCTTCGTCGGCCGGTCCAATGTTGGGAAATCGACCCTGCTCAACGCCCTCAGCAAGCGGAAAAACCTTGCGAGAACCAGTAAAACGCCGGGAAAAACCCGGATGGTGTTTTTCTATGATGTATCGCCTGATTTCTATTTTGTCGACTTGCCGGGTTACGGCTATGCCAAAACATCGCAGAGAGAGAAAGAGATTTTTTCAAAGGTTACTGAGCAGTACTTTGAAGCGGGAAGACCGATCGCCCTGGTCCTGGTACTCCTTGATATACGTCGGGGATTCAGTCAGGCGGATCTTCAAATGCTTGATTACCTGAGCCATTATGAGATGGACTGGCAGGTGGTCCTGACCAAGGCCGACAAACTCTCAAAGCAGCAGGTCGCCAAAGCCGAGCAGGAGGCATTGGCCGTCATCCGGCCTTACGTTCAAAAGAAGGGCTGCCCCTTGTTGAACCCCCTGTCCGTTTCTGCGGGGCTCAGTCCGGGTGACGAGCGGATGAAAAGGCTGGAAGACCGGATGATTGAGAGGCTCGGAAGCGCATTCGCGTCGATTTGA
- the holA gene encoding DNA polymerase III subunit delta, translating to MIPVIDKWMDYRETGNDLERGIDRPAYILTGEELFLVRQIRDRIVAALVSPGSESMDLVKLSGDGKPSSIDAEGLLAEIGTPPFLSAHKVIQIDQSGFFSSQASSGVSGELARVLGHLPENCHLVFTEESVHSSNPLLRQMRKQGTLSARFGQQKAPDLQAWISALCGREKLRITREAADSLIRRCDYSMSAIFSDLSIIFLYFHFTEKRDVTLADIEYLGREDLTGKIFDLTDAIAAGRVDEALGRLDVLLARREAPLFIQTMLARQTRDLLIAAECESSDRILESGVTQSQFFARKLARQAKSFTMQGLEAMMENCFQADLAVKTGRLGSEEALSILVIRACGAA from the coding sequence ATGATACCGGTCATCGACAAATGGATGGATTACCGCGAAACAGGAAATGACCTGGAAAGAGGGATAGACCGTCCCGCCTATATCCTGACTGGAGAAGAGCTGTTTTTGGTCCGCCAGATACGCGACCGGATTGTTGCGGCACTGGTGTCGCCGGGGTCAGAATCCATGGATCTTGTCAAGCTGTCAGGCGATGGGAAACCTTCCTCGATTGACGCGGAAGGTCTTCTCGCAGAGATAGGGACTCCCCCCTTTCTTTCGGCTCACAAGGTTATCCAGATCGATCAAAGCGGCTTTTTCTCATCGCAGGCCTCATCGGGCGTTTCAGGGGAATTGGCCCGGGTACTCGGGCACCTTCCGGAAAACTGCCATCTTGTTTTTACGGAAGAATCGGTTCATTCCTCCAACCCCCTGCTCCGGCAGATGAGAAAGCAGGGAACCCTGTCAGCCCGTTTCGGCCAGCAGAAGGCCCCGGATCTGCAAGCTTGGATTTCGGCGCTTTGCGGCCGGGAAAAACTTCGCATTACCAGGGAAGCAGCTGACTCCCTGATCCGACGTTGCGATTATTCGATGTCTGCGATTTTCAGTGACTTGTCAATTATCTTCCTGTATTTTCACTTTACAGAAAAGCGCGATGTCACCCTGGCTGACATTGAATATCTGGGCCGCGAAGACCTGACCGGCAAAATTTTCGATTTGACGGACGCAATAGCCGCCGGCAGGGTGGACGAGGCGCTCGGGCGCCTCGATGTTCTTCTTGCGCGCAGAGAGGCCCCTTTGTTCATCCAAACCATGCTGGCCCGCCAGACTCGCGACTTGCTGATCGCTGCCGAATGTGAAAGCAGTGACCGGATTTTGGAAAGCGGTGTCACCCAAAGCCAATTTTTCGCCCGCAAGCTTGCCAGGCAGGCAAAGAGCTTCACCATGCAAGGTCTGGAAGCCATGATGGAGAATTGCTTTCAGGCGGATCTTGCGGTAAAAACCGGGAGGCTCGGCAGTGAGGAAGCCTTATCCATCCTGGTCATAAGAGCTTGCGGAGCTGCCTGA
- the alaS gene encoding alanine--tRNA ligase, whose amino-acid sequence MKALSLNTIRSLFLDYFEKKDHLVLPSFPLIPENDPSILLINAGMTPLKSWFTGAETPPSPRVATCQKCIRTPDVERVGKTGRHGTFFEMLGNFSFGDYFKKEAIEWALDFSLNTLELAKERIYITIHVDDDEAFRHWVSAGIPPERISRFDEENFWEHGTGPCGPCSELFYDRGEKYGCGSPDCGVGCECDRYMEYWNLVFTQFNKLEDGTYQPLEKKNIDTGAGLERIAAIVQEVGGMFEVDTIRAILDKVCQETSTVYGVNEKDDIAIRIVTDHVRSAMMMIADGIIPGNEGRGYVLRRLIRRASRQGRLLGLDRPFLSPIMRTAISQSSEYYPELRQEELIISILEGEEKRFDRTIRQGMTLLDEACEKEQAKGSRILPGDVAFRLHDTFGFPIELTVEIAGEKGMRVDMDAFGEAMKEQRLRARQDFHEKSSTAWGSIALPDQVRLLEPTRFDGYEQLDTEVPLRFILKLREDGQALAAADSADEGEEVYLVADATPFYAQGGGQRGDAGLAQQDGGEAGIITTERTGDGIVLHLARVTAGSLRTGLPIRFSVDAIERKATARNHTATHLLHSALRAILGEHTTQKGSYVSPERLRFDFQHHGPLSHKEIRAVEFYVNQAVLADYPVKVEMMTLEEAKASGAVALFGEKYDARVRVVSCGQLSRELCGGTHLTSTGEIALFRIISEAGIASGIRRIEAVTGARALEEADCDAETVYALGQFLRVPREELLDKVIAQEDRIRLLRDELRQLEREKLAGSVEDLNEKEQDIGKFRVLFHEFPGYEARELREAGDRLRDKLGENAVILLAGRGEDKVFWLAMAGKGAVEKGIKAGDLVREAARITGGRGGGRPDMAQAGGHEVSKVREALEAVRSLVEAAAK is encoded by the coding sequence GTGAAAGCCTTAAGCCTGAATACCATCCGCAGTCTTTTTCTTGACTATTTCGAAAAAAAAGACCACTTGGTTCTGCCCAGTTTTCCCCTGATCCCGGAGAATGATCCCTCCATCTTATTGATCAACGCAGGGATGACGCCGCTCAAATCATGGTTCACGGGGGCAGAAACTCCGCCTTCCCCCCGGGTTGCCACCTGCCAGAAATGCATCCGGACCCCGGACGTTGAGAGAGTCGGCAAAACAGGGCGCCACGGCACCTTCTTTGAGATGCTGGGCAATTTTTCTTTCGGGGACTACTTTAAAAAAGAAGCCATCGAGTGGGCCTTGGATTTTTCCCTGAACACGTTGGAACTTGCCAAAGAGCGCATTTATATAACCATCCATGTCGATGACGATGAAGCCTTCCGGCATTGGGTCAGCGCCGGCATCCCCCCCGAAAGGATCTCGCGTTTTGATGAAGAGAACTTTTGGGAGCACGGCACAGGTCCCTGTGGCCCCTGCTCCGAGCTTTTCTACGACCGGGGAGAGAAATATGGATGCGGAAGCCCTGATTGCGGGGTCGGTTGCGAGTGCGACCGCTACATGGAATATTGGAATCTTGTTTTCACCCAGTTCAATAAGCTGGAAGATGGCACTTACCAGCCGCTTGAAAAGAAAAATATCGACACGGGCGCTGGCCTGGAAAGGATCGCAGCCATCGTGCAGGAAGTGGGCGGCATGTTCGAGGTCGACACCATCCGGGCCATCCTGGACAAGGTCTGCCAGGAGACCTCGACGGTTTACGGTGTCAACGAAAAGGACGATATTGCCATCCGCATTGTTACCGACCACGTTCGTTCCGCCATGATGATGATTGCCGACGGAATTATCCCTGGCAATGAGGGGCGGGGCTATGTGCTCCGCCGCCTGATCAGGCGCGCTTCACGCCAGGGCAGGCTTCTTGGCCTTGACCGGCCCTTCCTGTCACCCATCATGCGGACCGCGATCAGCCAATCCAGTGAATACTACCCGGAACTCCGCCAGGAAGAACTGATTATTTCCATTTTGGAGGGTGAAGAAAAACGCTTTGACCGGACCATCCGGCAGGGCATGACACTGCTGGACGAGGCTTGCGAAAAGGAACAGGCAAAAGGTTCCCGGATCCTTCCCGGTGATGTCGCCTTCCGCCTGCACGATACTTTCGGATTCCCTATCGAATTGACCGTGGAGATTGCGGGGGAGAAGGGCATGCGCGTCGACATGGACGCCTTTGGGGAGGCAATGAAAGAGCAGCGGCTTCGCGCCCGCCAGGATTTTCACGAAAAATCCTCGACTGCATGGGGGAGCATCGCTCTCCCTGACCAGGTACGCCTTTTGGAACCGACCCGTTTTGACGGATATGAGCAGCTTGACACCGAAGTGCCGCTGCGCTTTATTCTCAAACTCCGGGAGGACGGCCAGGCGCTGGCCGCCGCCGATTCAGCGGATGAAGGTGAAGAAGTCTACCTGGTTGCCGATGCGACACCCTTTTATGCGCAAGGCGGAGGGCAAAGGGGGGATGCTGGGCTGGCGCAACAGGATGGCGGCGAAGCCGGAATTATCACGACAGAGAGGACGGGAGACGGGATTGTTCTGCATCTGGCCCGTGTAACCGCAGGTTCTCTGCGCACAGGGCTGCCAATCCGCTTCTCGGTTGACGCCATTGAAAGGAAAGCGACAGCCAGGAACCACACCGCCACCCATTTGCTCCATTCAGCGCTCCGCGCAATCCTGGGCGAACACACCACCCAGAAGGGATCCTATGTCTCTCCGGAAAGGCTTCGTTTTGATTTTCAGCACCATGGGCCCCTTTCGCATAAAGAAATACGCGCAGTCGAATTCTATGTCAACCAGGCTGTACTGGCTGACTATCCGGTCAAGGTCGAAATGATGACCCTGGAAGAAGCGAAGGCGTCCGGTGCCGTTGCCCTCTTCGGAGAAAAATATGATGCCCGCGTCCGGGTCGTTTCATGCGGCCAGCTGTCCCGGGAGCTCTGCGGGGGAACACACCTGACTTCGACGGGTGAAATTGCCCTTTTTCGCATTATTTCAGAGGCGGGCATCGCTTCAGGGATCCGCCGTATCGAGGCGGTAACCGGGGCCCGGGCCCTGGAGGAAGCCGACTGTGATGCCGAAACCGTCTACGCGCTGGGGCAGTTCTTGCGCGTGCCGCGGGAGGAACTTCTGGACAAGGTCATTGCCCAGGAAGACAGGATCCGGTTGCTGCGCGATGAATTGAGACAACTGGAGCGCGAAAAATTGGCCGGTTCGGTGGAGGACCTGAACGAAAAAGAACAGGACATTGGCAAGTTTCGCGTCCTTTTCCATGAATTCCCCGGCTATGAGGCCCGGGAATTGCGTGAGGCCGGCGACCGGCTGAGAGACAAGCTGGGGGAGAATGCCGTCATCCTGCTTGCGGGCAGGGGGGAGGACAAGGTATTCTGGCTGGCCATGGCAGGCAAGGGAGCGGTCGAAAAAGGAATCAAGGCGGGCGATCTGGTCAGGGAAGCTGCCAGGATCACGGGAGGAAGAGGCGGAGGCCGCCCCGACATGGCACAGGCCGGCGGCCACGAGGTCAGCAAGGTGCGAGAAGCGCTCGAAGCCGTGCGCAGTCTGGTTGAGGCAGCTGCCAAATGA
- a CDS encoding DNA internalization-related competence protein ComEC/Rec2, whose product MMRLVAMRPGALCFVLLFSFSFFSCRLRIARWERRVPEGAINFTGLVVEAGNPLPGDPHGVRAQKIRLADGTPVLIRTDLPAQKGDRIEGRAVFECAEGARNPGGFSERNWLWSRGAVWIGRSGSFRLDPRQGFFLWFARLPDRIRDFVRQHHLPLWESRCGPLILSLVTGDTRLLQDRQTFFLRSSGLSHLTSVSGTHLILLLGPLMWLARKSRLPLKARQWAILPLILLPGILSGWKSGISRASLVLFASKLDFFTRLRRDGFNLLLLIGSILLAAKPYAIFDQSFWMSLSAAGAVFHTAKRLSGRSGSPVYTKLRAAMVFSAAAQGVILPYQITTAPGIHLLSPFLNMAALPLAAYLMAASYPALFVLSFLPRSSELFAPTTRAIAALLNPAADLLMWMSEAVAKTHAAFIPLKWCLLFLPLIAFWAWFFAKKKRKLPPAAALAASSLGWLLVVCLAIFSTPAAKVIFFDVGQGDATLFITESGQTLIIDGGDKNHGYRTIIPAARMQALGKIDLAIVTHAHNDHAWGIAELMDAGLIGHLCLPAVEADSQTGPLHEEDMTALLLEMAKESNLPVTLLQAGDSIRLGKSLIEVLHPDSRSGRVDLNEASLVMRVTMGGLSLLMTGDLTEEGERAILRSRVDCSADLLHVAHHGSRHSSSADFLEASNPKTALISSGRNNRYGHPHLHVLDRLDQRAVRILRTDESGAVFLKIRGGKGRITTWLPCAGRTE is encoded by the coding sequence TTGATGCGTCTTGTCGCCATGCGGCCCGGCGCCCTTTGTTTCGTTCTTCTTTTCTCTTTTTCATTTTTCAGTTGCCGGCTGAGAATCGCGCGATGGGAAAGACGGGTTCCAGAAGGAGCGATCAACTTTACCGGCCTGGTTGTGGAGGCCGGCAACCCCCTGCCCGGTGATCCGCATGGGGTTCGGGCGCAGAAGATCCGGCTGGCCGATGGAACCCCTGTTCTGATCCGCACGGACCTCCCCGCACAAAAAGGAGACCGGATCGAGGGGCGGGCAGTATTTGAGTGCGCAGAAGGCGCAAGAAATCCCGGCGGTTTCTCGGAACGTAACTGGCTTTGGTCCAGGGGAGCCGTTTGGATCGGGCGGTCAGGCAGCTTCCGGCTTGACCCGCGCCAGGGTTTTTTTCTTTGGTTCGCAAGGCTGCCGGACCGGATCCGTGATTTCGTCCGTCAGCATCACTTGCCCTTGTGGGAGAGCCGCTGCGGACCCCTGATCCTGTCACTTGTGACAGGCGATACACGTCTTCTCCAGGACCGGCAGACTTTCTTTCTGCGCAGCTCGGGGCTTTCTCATTTGACCAGTGTATCAGGGACCCACCTGATCTTGCTGCTTGGCCCCCTCATGTGGCTTGCGCGAAAATCCAGGCTGCCCCTCAAAGCCAGACAATGGGCGATCCTCCCCCTGATCCTCCTGCCGGGTATCCTGAGCGGCTGGAAGAGCGGCATCAGCCGGGCGTCACTGGTTCTTTTCGCATCAAAACTGGATTTTTTTACCCGGCTCCGGCGTGATGGGTTCAACCTTCTTCTATTAATCGGTTCGATCTTGCTGGCCGCCAAGCCCTACGCGATTTTTGACCAGTCATTTTGGATGAGCCTGTCAGCGGCCGGGGCGGTATTCCACACAGCCAAGCGGCTTTCAGGACGATCCGGATCCCCGGTTTACACAAAACTGAGGGCTGCCATGGTTTTTTCGGCGGCTGCCCAGGGGGTCATCCTCCCTTATCAGATCACGACAGCGCCAGGCATCCATTTGCTGTCCCCTTTTTTGAATATGGCCGCCTTGCCTTTGGCCGCTTACCTGATGGCCGCAAGTTATCCCGCCCTCTTTGTCTTATCCTTTCTGCCCCGGTCCTCCGAGCTCTTTGCCCCGACGACGCGCGCGATTGCCGCTTTGTTGAACCCGGCTGCTGATCTTCTTATGTGGATGTCGGAAGCAGTTGCCAAGACACACGCTGCTTTCATCCCTTTGAAGTGGTGTCTGCTTTTTCTGCCGCTGATCGCATTTTGGGCTTGGTTTTTTGCAAAAAAGAAGAGAAAATTGCCGCCGGCTGCCGCCCTGGCAGCTTCGTCGCTTGGCTGGCTGCTCGTGGTATGTCTTGCCATCTTTTCCACGCCGGCGGCCAAAGTTATCTTTTTTGATGTGGGGCAGGGAGATGCAACTTTGTTTATCACGGAGAGCGGCCAGACGCTGATAATCGACGGAGGTGATAAAAACCACGGTTACCGGACCATCATCCCTGCGGCCAGGATGCAGGCGCTGGGCAAGATTGACCTTGCCATTGTCACACACGCTCACAACGATCACGCCTGGGGGATCGCGGAACTCATGGATGCCGGATTGATCGGACACCTGTGCCTGCCAGCGGTCGAAGCCGACAGTCAGACCGGGCCCCTGCATGAAGAAGACATGACGGCCTTGCTTTTGGAGATGGCGAAAGAGTCAAATCTGCCTGTCACCCTTTTGCAGGCAGGGGATTCAATCAGGCTTGGAAAGAGCCTGATTGAGGTTCTGCACCCGGATTCAAGGAGCGGCCGGGTTGATCTGAATGAGGCCTCCCTTGTGATGCGCGTGACGATGGGGGGGCTGTCTCTTCTAATGACCGGCGATCTGACCGAAGAAGGTGAGCGGGCCATCCTCAGGTCGCGGGTCGATTGTTCAGCGGATCTGCTGCACGTCGCCCACCACGGTTCCAGGCATTCAAGTTCAGCGGATTTTCTGGAAGCCTCCAATCCAAAGACTGCCCTGATTTCCTCGGGCCGCAACAACCGTTATGGGCACCCCCACCTCCATGTCTTGGACAGGCTTGACCAAAGGGCGGTCCGGATCCTGCGGACGGATGAGAGCGGGGCCGTTTTCTTGAAGATTCGGGGAGGAAAGGGTAGGATTACAACGTGGCTGCCCTGTGCCGGCCGCACAGAATGA